The region TCGAGATCGTGCGCAGAAATCGTCACCTTGTCTGGAACGTGCAAATAGCCAAGGCGCACGGCGATGTCCATTACTTTATGCAGCGTTTTGCCGATGACTGCCACTTTACGCTCGGATTGGTGGGCGGCGTACAGCACCTGCTGGATGCGGGTGATGTTCGATGCGTAGCAGGCAACAAACACGCGTCCTTTCGCATGGCCGATCACGTCAGCGATCTCATAGGCGACCACCGTATCGGAGCCGCTGTAGCCGGGGCGCTCGGCGTTTGTGCTGTCCGACAAAAGACACAGCACCCCTTCTTCGCCGATTTGCGCCATTTTCCCGAAATCGGTGCGGTTGTTGCCGTACGGAGTTTGATCAAATTTAAAATCGCTCGTGTACACGATCGCACCTTGCGATGTATGCAGACTGATGCCGATCGAATCGGGAATGCTGTGGATCGTGCGGAAAAACGTCACTTTCGCCTTGTCAAACACGAGCTCCGCATCCGGATGAACTTCATTGAGCTTCGCGCCCGACACCCCTTGTTCTTTTAACAGCGCCTCCGCCAACCCGAGCGTCAGCTTCGTTCCGTATATCGGCACAGACAGCTGCTTGAGCACGTAGGCGATCGCCCCCATATGCTCCTCGTGTCCATGGGTGAGAAAAATGGCTTGAATGCGATGCTGCCGTTCAATCAAATATGTGATGTCCGGAATCACTTTGTCGATGCCGAGCATTTCGTCTTCCGGAAACATCACCCCGGCGTCGATGACAAAAATGTCCTCGTCCAATTCGACAACATACATGTTTTTGCCGATTTCTCCGACTCCCCCAAGGGCAAAAATGCGTATTTTCTCTACCGGCTTTATTTTCGATTTCAAGGCTGCGTCCTCCCAATTGTGATGCTAACCCGCTCAAAGTCACTTGCTTTTATTATAACGAATCGATGCTGAAAAACACAAGATGGTTCATTCACCAGCCAATGGATTTCACAGCCAAGGCAAAAAAAGGCCCCAACGCGCAAGCAAAGCGTTGGGGAATCGTTTCGCCAAGAGCCCATTGTTACGACAGCGCATCGAGCAGGCGGCTTAGCTCCTTCCGCTCTTGTTCGGTGAGCGGCACAAGCGGAAGGCGCACCGAACCGACGTCCAGCCCGCGCAGCTGCAGCGCCGTTTTCACCGGCACCGGACTCGGAGCGGCAAACAGCCCTTTCATGAGGGGCAGCCATTTTCGATGCAGCGCTGCCGCCTTCTGATGATCGCCCGCTAAAAAGGAACGAATCATTTCCTGCATTTCATTGCCAATGATGTGCGAAGCGACCGAGACGACGCCATTGCCGCCGATCGCTAGCACTGGAAGCGTCAAGCTGTCGTCGCCGCTGTAGAGCAAAAAGTCGTCCGGTGTACGCTCAATGATTTCCGCCATGGCGTCCAAATTGCCGCCCGCTTCCTTGACAGCGACAATGTTCGGAACTTCGGACAGCCGGATGACCGTCTCCGGGGTGAGATTCACCGACGTGCGCCCTGGAACGTTATACAGCATCACCGGCAGCGATGTGCTTTCGGCAATCGCTTTGAAATGTTGATACAGCCCTTCTTGGTTTGGCTTGTTGTAATACGGCGCCACAAGCATGACAGCATCGACGCCCGCCTCTTCCGCCTTTTTCGTCAGCTCGATCGACGCGCGCGTATCGTTCGTACCCGTTCCAGCAATGACCGGCGCCCGGCCGTTGACGACGGAGACGACATGGCGAAAAAGCGCGATTTTTTCCTCGGTCGTCAACGTCGGCGACTCGCCGGTCGTGCCGGCGACCACAAGCGCATCTGTGCCATTTTCAAGCAAATAGTTGACAAGCTCCGTTGTTTTTGCCAAGTCGAGATTCCCTTTTCGGTCAAATGGCGTCACCATCGCCGTTATGATGTTCCCGAACTGAACCACGGTTTTCACTCCTCGCTCCAAATCACTTCATCTTCCCCCGCATCTGCCTCGGATAAACAGAAGGCGTCATGCAGAGCGTTGACCGCCTTTTCCATATCGTCTTGCTTCACTAACACCCAAATCGTCGTATGGCTGTCGGCGGACTGCAAAATTTGAATGCCTTGCTCCGACAAGGCCGTGACGATTTTCGCCGTCACCCCCGGTACGCCGGCAATGCCGGCACCGACGACCGACACTTTGGCGCAGCGGGGCGTCACGGCCGGTTCGTAGCCGATGCGGCGCAGGGCGGCCACCGCTTTTTCCGTCATGTCGCCGCTCACGGTGTACACAACACCGTACGGGGAAATGTTGATAAAGTCCACGCTGATCCCTTCATGGGCCATCGCTTGAAACACGTCAGACTGCAGCTCATAGCGGCCTTCTTTCGCCAGCACTTTGATTTGTGTGACGTCGGCGACGTACGTAATGCCGGTGACAAGCCGCTCTTTCACATCGCTTCCTTTTCGGCCGCGCACCGATGAAGTGACGAGCGTCCCGGGGGCATCCGAGTACGTCGAGCGAATGCGCAGCGGCACTTTCGCCTGCATGGCGATCTCCACCGCGCGCGGATGGATCACTTTCGCCCCTTGATACGCCATGTTGCAAATTTCCGTATAGGTGACAACCTCAAGCGGCCGGGCGCTCTCAACGATGCGCGGGTCGGCGGTCATGACGCCGTCGACATCGGTGAAAATATCAACCCACTCCGCGTTTAACGCCGCGCCAAGCGCTGCCGCCGACGTGTCGCTCCCGCCGCGGCCGAGCGTGGTGATGTCGCCGTTTTCCGCCATGCCTTGAAAGCCCGCGACAACGACGACGTCGTATTGTCGAAGCGCCTCAAGGAGGCGGTCGCAGCGCATTTCGAGAATTTTCGCGTTCGTATGATCGCTGTTCGTGCAAAATCCTGCCTGGGCGCCGGTGAACGCCGTCGCTTTGATGCCGTGTTCGTTCAACAAGTTGCTGAACACAACGCTTGAGATGATTTCTCCGCACGCCATAAGCATATCTTGCTCTCGTTTTGTGACATGGTGACGAACGCCGCCGATCAAACTAAGCAGCGTATCGGTCGCATATGGATCGCCGCAACGTCCCATAGCCGATACGACGGCCACGACTTTATAGCCATCTTCCAACGCCCGTTCAATATGGCGGCGCGCCAAGTTCCGCCCGCGCTCGTCGCGGACGGACGTGCCGCCGAACTTTTGAACAATGAGTTTCATGCTAACACCTCGATGCTTTTTCAAATGAGCCCGAGCTTCAGCAAGCTTTCTGCGATTTGCACCGAGTTCGAGGCTGCGCCTTTTAGCAAGTTGTCAGCGACAATCCATAGATGGAAGCCGCGGCGGTTGTCCAAATCGCGGCGGATGCGGCCGACAAACACGTCGTACTTACCGACGCAATTGGCCGGCATCGGATACAACTGTTCGCTCGGATCATCTTGAAGCACAACACCCGGCGCTTCGCGGAGCACCGCCTGCAAGTCGGCAGCGGTGACGCCGTCTTGTTCAATTTCGATGTACACCGATTCTGAATGGCCGCTCGCCACCGGAATGCGCACGCACGTCGCCGCCACTTTCAGCTCAGGCATATGCATAATTTTTTTTGTTTCATTGATCATTTTCATCTCTTCAAACGTGAATCCATTATCTTGAAACTTATCGATTTGCGGAATGGCGTTGAACGCAATTGGGTAATGCTTCCGATCCGATTTCACTGGCAAAATGTTCGCTTCAATCGGCTTGCCTTCGAGCACGGCTTTCGTCTGCTCGTTGAGCTCTTCAATGGCCTGCGCTCCCGCCCCGGAGACGGCCTGGTACGTCGAGACGATGACGCGCTCTAAGCCAAACGCTTTTCGAATCGGCTCCAACGCCACAACCATTTGAATCGTCGAGCAGTTCGGATTGGCGATAATGCCGTTATGCCACGTCAAATCGCTTTCGTTCACTTCCGGAACGACAAGCGGCACGTTTTCTTCCATCCGAAACGCACTCGTATTGTCGATCACGATCGCCCCGCGCCGCACCGCTT is a window of Geobacillus kaustophilus DNA encoding:
- a CDS encoding ribonuclease J produces the protein MKSKIKPVEKIRIFALGGVGEIGKNMYVVELDEDIFVIDAGVMFPEDEMLGIDKVIPDITYLIERQHRIQAIFLTHGHEEHMGAIAYVLKQLSVPIYGTKLTLGLAEALLKEQGVSGAKLNEVHPDAELVFDKAKVTFFRTIHSIPDSIGISLHTSQGAIVYTSDFKFDQTPYGNNRTDFGKMAQIGEEGVLCLLSDSTNAERPGYSGSDTVVAYEIADVIGHAKGRVFVACYASNITRIQQVLYAAHQSERKVAVIGKTLHKVMDIAVRLGYLHVPDKVTISAHDLDRYNDRELVILTTGGHGEPMSALWRMARQANKQVNIKEGDTVIVAASVMPGYELGFAKTIDALYRAGANVIYRDRQVHVSGHGCQEELKLMLNLMKPKYFIPVHGEYRMQKAHARLAKAVGISEERTFLIDKGEVIEFRGGAARPGGKVPYGNILIDGLGIGDVGNIVLRDRRLLSQDGILIAVVTLNKETKMIAAGPEIISRGFVYMRESETLLEEAEKMVAAIIERCLESYMLEWSSLKANIREALGQFLFEKTKRRPMILPIIMEV
- the dapA gene encoding 4-hydroxy-tetrahydrodipicolinate synthase, producing MVQFGNIITAMVTPFDRKGNLDLAKTTELVNYLLENGTDALVVAGTTGESPTLTTEEKIALFRHVVSVVNGRAPVIAGTGTNDTRASIELTKKAEEAGVDAVMLVAPYYNKPNQEGLYQHFKAIAESTSLPVMLYNVPGRTSVNLTPETVIRLSEVPNIVAVKEAGGNLDAMAEIIERTPDDFLLYSGDDSLTLPVLAIGGNGVVSVASHIIGNEMQEMIRSFLAGDHQKAAALHRKWLPLMKGLFAAPSPVPVKTALQLRGLDVGSVRLPLVPLTEQERKELSRLLDALS
- the dapG gene encoding aspartate kinase yields the protein MKLIVQKFGGTSVRDERGRNLARRHIERALEDGYKVVAVVSAMGRCGDPYATDTLLSLIGGVRHHVTKREQDMLMACGEIISSVVFSNLLNEHGIKATAFTGAQAGFCTNSDHTNAKILEMRCDRLLEALRQYDVVVVAGFQGMAENGDITTLGRGGSDTSAAALGAALNAEWVDIFTDVDGVMTADPRIVESARPLEVVTYTEICNMAYQGAKVIHPRAVEIAMQAKVPLRIRSTYSDAPGTLVTSSVRGRKGSDVKERLVTGITYVADVTQIKVLAKEGRYELQSDVFQAMAHEGISVDFINISPYGVVYTVSGDMTEKAVAALRRIGYEPAVTPRCAKVSVVGAGIAGVPGVTAKIVTALSEQGIQILQSADSHTTIWVLVKQDDMEKAVNALHDAFCLSEADAGEDEVIWSEE
- the asd gene encoding aspartate-semialdehyde dehydrogenase gives rise to the protein MAQKQYHVAVVGATGAVGQQMVRTLEDRNFPVGKLTLLSSERSAGKKMRFRSEEIEVQAASPERFDGVDIALFSAGGAVSKALAPEAVRRGAIVIDNTSAFRMEENVPLVVPEVNESDLTWHNGIIANPNCSTIQMVVALEPIRKAFGLERVIVSTYQAVSGAGAQAIEELNEQTKAVLEGKPIEANILPVKSDRKHYPIAFNAIPQIDKFQDNGFTFEEMKMINETKKIMHMPELKVAATCVRIPVASGHSESVYIEIEQDGVTAADLQAVLREAPGVVLQDDPSEQLYPMPANCVGKYDVFVGRIRRDLDNRRGFHLWIVADNLLKGAASNSVQIAESLLKLGLI